In Polyodon spathula isolate WHYD16114869_AA chromosome 11, ASM1765450v1, whole genome shotgun sequence, one genomic interval encodes:
- the LOC121323552 gene encoding G-protein coupled bile acid receptor 1-like, with product MACSQANYSNQPSSTEINLIIRLTSPLSTVIILANLLIIIGIIYNRKLHNTPNYFFLSLLFADLCTGLALPFIPSMSLERYMKFSNCLVLHIVPNFLFLSFLFNLVMVHYERYFCIVHPLQYSNFWVHRYVPLALLIVWIPPLLFASLPAFGWNKRSQNQSCQDCSYKYVFPREFIYLEVYGLLIPAILAIIFMTVRVLWITRSQMKDICKLHRSVQGDVPSDKEHRMNMRYAKCVAVVSLTFMVCWVPYIVYANVSITALWQDKGESSMEPKTHIILSCTGIGSMAVIPVVLGFGNRQYTKPIRKGLRKLWDSCRKGMTQRFY from the coding sequence ATGGCATGCAGCCAGGCCAATTACAGCAACCAGCCCTCAAGCACAGAAATTAACCTTATCATCAGGctcacctctcccctctccacAGTCATAATCCTTGCCAACCTTCTCATCATCATAGGCATCATCTACAACCGGAAGCTACACAACACCCCTAATTACTTCTTCCTCAGCTTGCTGTTTGCCGACCTGTGTACGGGACTGGCTCTGCCTTTCATTCCCAGCATGAGCCTGGAACGGTACATGAAATTCAGCAATTGCCTTGTCCTGCACATTGTCCCCAATTTCCTCTTCTTGTCCTTCCTCTTCAACTTGGTCATGGTGCATTATGAGCGTTACTTCTGCATCGTTCATCCCCTGCAGTATAGTAACTTCTGGGTTCACCGCTACGTCCCTTTAGCTTTACTGATCGTCTGGATCCCACCCCTCCTTTTTGCCTCCTTGCCTGCTTTTGGTTGGAACAAAAGATCTCAAAACCAGAGTTGTCAAGATTGCTCCTACAAGTATGTCTTCCCTCGTGAATTCATCTACCTTGAGGTCTATGGCTTACTAATCCCGGCAATATTGGCCATCATCTTTATGACCGTTAGGGTGTTGTGGATCACAAGATCACAGATGAAGGACATCTGCAAGCTTCACAGGTCTGTGCAAGGGGACGTGCCCTCGGACAAGGAGCACAGGATGAACATGCGCTATGCTAAGTGTGTGGCTGTTGTGTCTTTGACTTTCATGGTCTGTTGGGTTCCTTACATTGTCTACGCGAACGTCTCAATCACTGCTCTGTGGCAGGACAAGGGGGAATCCAGCATGGAACCCAAAACGCACATCATTCTCTCCTGCACTGGGATAGGAAGCATGGCTGTAATACCAGTGGTCTTAGGGTTTGGGAACCGGCAGTACACAAAGCCCATTAGAAAAGGTTTACGCAAACTTTGGGACAGCTGCAGAAAGGGAATGACACAAAGATTTTACTAA
- the LOC121323238 gene encoding angio-associated migratory cell protein-like, with protein sequence MENSEVNSVDLHGDEEIIEVIELNETEPTPDDLAEGVEDVDFTEGEDEGWETEDEGGEEMEEADKDDSDLTFSRHTGSVFCVNLDPSTNSLAVTGGEDDRSFVWRVSDGEVLFECTGHKDSVTSASFSHDSALVATGDMSGLIKVWKVETKQEVWSFEVGDLEWMEWHPCAHVLLAGTADGNVWMWKIPSGECKTFQGPGCQATTGKILPDGKRAVVGYEDGIVRLWDLKQGNTSHVLKGPDGHQGPVTCVACSKDGGLILTGSVDCRAKLISTATGKVVGVFSTEGRKPKVLMEEESETNSVESVGFCNVLPLVAVAYLDGTLAIYDLSTQSLRHKCPHEAGIVHLQWEDSSPLLYTCSLDGVVRIWDARSGQMVTQYRGHTAEILDFTLNREASVAVTASGDHKAKVFCLQRPDR encoded by the exons ATGGAAAATTCCGAAGTAAATTCGGTGGATTTGCATGGAGATGAAGAGATTATTGAAGTTATTGAGCTGAATGAAACAGAACCGACCCCAG ATGACCTTGCTGAGGGTGTTGAAGATGTGGATTTCACTGAAGGAGAAGATGAAGGCTGGGAAACAGAGGAtgaaggaggagaggagatggaAGAAGCTGACAAAGATGACAGTGATCTAACCTTCTCCAGACATACAG gttctgtgttctgtgtgaatCTAGACCCCAGTACTAACAGTCTGGCAGTCACGGGGGGTGAGGATGACAGATCCTTTGTCTGGAGGGTGAGTGATGGAGAGGTGCTGTTTGAGTGTACAG GACACAAGGACTCTGTCACCTCTGCCTCCTTCAGCCATGACTCTGCACTGGTTGCCACGGGAGACATGAGTGGCCTCATCAAGGTGTGGAAGGTGGAAACTAAGCAGGAGGTGTGGTCCTTTGAGGTCGGAGATCTAGAG TGGATGGAGTGGCACCCCTGTGCTCATGTCCTGCTGGCTGGCACAGCTGATGGGAACGTGTGGATGTGGAAGATCCCCAGCGGGGAGTGCAAAACCTTTCAGGGGCCTGGCTGCCAGGCCACCACTGGAAAGATCCTGCCCGACG GAAAGAGAGCTGTTGTTGGCTATGAAGATGGAATCGTCAGACTTTGGGATCTCAAACAGGGAAATACTTCTCATGTTCTCAAAG GACCAGATGGACACCAGGGCCCCGTCACCTGTGTGGCATGCAGTAAAGATGGAGGTCTTATACTGACAGGCTCCGTCGACTGTAGAGCCAAGCTCATCAGCACTGCCACCGGAAAG GTAGTGGGAGTGTTCTCAACAGAGGGGCGCAAACCCAAAGTTTTAATGGAAGAGGAATCTGAGACCAACTCTGTTGAGTCGGTGGGATTCTGTAATGT GTTGCCATTGGTTGCTGTTGCTTACCTTGATGGGACTCTAGCCATTTACGATCTTTCTACGCAGAGCTTGCGACACAAGTGTCCGCACGAG GCTGGCATCGTTCACTTGCAGTGGGAGGACAGCTCACCCCTGCTCTACACCTGCAGCTTGGACGGAGTTGTCCGTATCTGGGATGCTCGCTCAGGGCAGATGGTAACACAGTACCGTGGGCACACGGCTGAAATACTCGACTTCACACTCAACAG AGAAGCTTCCGTGGCAGTCACTGCATCTGGAGATCATAAAGCCAAAGTCTTCTGCCTTCAGAGACCGGACCGGTAA